One segment of Mobula birostris isolate sMobBir1 chromosome 29, sMobBir1.hap1, whole genome shotgun sequence DNA contains the following:
- the LOC140190123 gene encoding uncharacterized protein: MGFTRSSQLKVRKRFHTGERPFTCSDCGMGFTWSSQLKVHKRVHTGERPFTCSDCGKGFSRSCQLKVHQQIHTGERPFNCSDCGKGFIRSSELKLHQRIHTGERPFTCSDCGKGFTRSYHLLAHQLVHTEGKPFPCSECGKRFTRSFQLKVHYRVHTGERPFACSDCGKEFTRSSDRQRHQRIHTGEKPFTCSHCGKGFSRPYLLKLHQRFHTGERPFTCSQCGKGFTQYSILLAHYRVK; this comes from the coding sequence atgggattcactcggtcatctcaactgaaggtacgtaagcgatttcacactggggagaggccattcacctgctcagactgtgggatgggattcacttggtcaagtcaactgaaggtacacaagcgagttcacactggggagaggccgttcacctgctcagactgtgggaaaggttTCTCTCGGTCTTGTCAACTGAAGGTCCATcagcaaattcacactggggagaggccattcaactgttcagactgtgggaagggattcattcggtcatctgaactgaagctacatcagcgaattcacactggggagaggccattcacctgctcagactgtgggaagggattcactcgatcatatcacctactggcacaccagttagttcacactgAAGGGAAACCATTcccctgctcagaatgtgggaagagattcactcggtcttttcaactgaaggtacattaccgggttcacactggggagaggccatttgcctgctcagactgtgggaaggaattcactcggtcatctgatcgacagagacatcagcgaattcacactggggagaaaccattcacgtGCTCACACTGCGGGAAGGGCTTCTCTCGACCATATCTACTGAAGTTgcatcagcgatttcacactggagagagaccgttcacctgttCCCAATGTggtaagggattcactcagtattCCATCCTTCTGGCACACTACCGAGTTAAATAG